The genomic window TTTTCATGACGCGCCAATTCAAATAGCTCACACTGATCTTTTAGGCTCATTGCCAAGTTACTTAAGCCGTTCACGATAAAGTCGAGCTCGCGCTTTTCTTTGCCCAGAATCTGGCTTCTGGCTTGGTCATTCCAAATAGACGGGTCTTCAAGCTCCTTTGAAATTTGGTCTAGACGCGACTTTTTAACGTCAAAGTCAAAGATACCCCCTAAGCGCTTGATGGCGTTCATTTAATCCATCGAGTCGGTGTTGAATCTGGTTAAGGGTTTCTGCGTCCATGGGCTTTTTATCTATGAAAACAACGCATTATACATTTAAATGGCTAGTTAATTTTCTGTCATATATGTGTCACAATTAATCCCTAAACTAGTCCCTGATTCACTTAACTTAAAACAAAACCAGGAGCTTTTATGAAGTCTAACAAAATCAAGAACTTAGGTTTAGCAGCTTTAGTTGCTTCAACCTTTGCTTTTTCATACAACATTTATGCAGCAGATAAAATCATCCCAATTGACGGTTCTTCTACTGTTTACCCAATTACTGAAGCTGTAGCTGAAGACTTCCAAAAGAAAACAGGCACTAAAGTGACTGTAGGTGTTTCAGGTACTGGCGGTGGTTTTAAAAAATTCTGCCGTGGCGAAACAATGATTTCTAATGCATCACGTCCGATCTCTAAAAAAGAAATGGATGCATGTGCTGAGAATGGCATTACTTATATCGAATTAGCAGTTGCCTTCGACGCATTAACTGTAGTGACAAACAAAGGTAACGACTGGGCAAAATCAATGACAGTAGCTGAGCTTAATAAAGTTTGGGCATCAGGTAGCTCTGTAAAAAATTGGAAGGATGTGAATCCAGCTTGGCCTAATCAACCTATGAAATTATTTGGCCCAGGTGCTGACTCAGGAACATTCGACTACTTCACAGAGGCAATTAATGGCCGTGCTAAATCATCACGCTCTGATTACACAGCTTCTGAAGATGACAATGTCTTAGTGACAGGTGTTTCAGGCGACAAAGGTGGCATTGGATACTTTGGTTTAGCTTACTACCTTGAAAACAAAGACAAGCTTAACGCTGTTGCAATCATAGCTAAAGACAAAAAAGACGCTGTCTTACCTTCTGAAGAGACTGTCATGAATGGCACATACCAACCATTAGCGCGTCCTTTATTCATCTATGTCAACGGTAGTAAAGGTGCTTTTGATAAAGATGTGAAAGCCTTTGTGGAATTCTACCTAGCGAACGCACCTAAATTGGTGAAGGAAGTAAAATTCGTTCCGCTGACCACAACTGAGTATGCAGCGGTATCTAAACACTGGCAATCTAAAAAAGCTGGTACTGGCTTTGATGGTAAAAATGAAGTGGGTCTAAAGATCGAAGATCTTATCAAGCGTATTAAAGACTAAGTACTGAAGGGTCTTTAAGAACAAGTAAGTAACGACTAAAAAAGGCGGCACAAAGGCCGCCTTTTTTACCTTTAGTAAAGATACAATCATTAGTAAAGATCCAATCATTTTTAAGCATCTCAATCATAGAAAAAAATAAATTGACAACGACTCAATTAAAAGACCCGCCGATTAGTAAAAGACTCGCTAAAAATATTAAGCGAAACTTTGTTGAGCGCGTCATCGAAATTATTCTGATGTTTGCAGCACTTGCTGCTACTTTTATTACCTTAGGTATTGTTTATATCTTAGTCACTGAAACCTCAGGATTTTTTAAAGAGGTCAGTATTATCGAATTCTTAACGAGTAGGCAATGGAGCCCGCTCTTTGAAGACGCACACTACGGCATTCTTCCCCTCATAGCAGGCACACTCACCACATCATTAATTGCCCTTACTATCGCGATTCCGATTGGAACAGTTGCCGCAATCTACCTTTCTGAATTTGCATCTCACAAGACACGCGAGACTGTGAAGCCTATATTGGAACTTCTAGTGGGTGTGCCTACCGTAGTCTTTGGTTACTTCGCCCTTCTTTTTGTGACCCCTTTACTCCAAAAAATAAATCCTGACTTACCTACCTTTAACATGCTAGGGGCCGGTATCGTCATGGGCGTGATGATTATCCCTTACATTGCATCCGTGGCTGAGGACGCCATGAGGGCAGTGCCTATGAATATGCGCGAAGGCTCTTACGCAATGGGTGCCACCAAATTTCAAACAGCCATTCGTGTCGTGACCCCTGCTGCCACATCCGGTATTATTGCCGCTTATATTTTAGGCATCAGCCGCGCAGTGGGTGAGACCATGGTGGTTGCAATTGCAGCGGGCCAGCAGCCTACTTTTACATTCAACCCATTAGAAGGCGCTGCCACAATCACAGCGTATATTGTGCAAGTAGCTATGGGTGACTTGCCGCATGGAAGCCTGGGTTATCAGAGTATTTTTGCAGCAGGCATGGTGTTATTCGTGATTACCTTTGTGTTTAACATACTAGGTCATATGGCAAGAAAACGATTTGCAGAAAGATATTAATGATGAAAAAAAATTCAGTTTCTGAAGAAAGCCTAATCAAGCCCAAAACGCTCGAAGAAGTGCGTGTCATGATTCGCGCGCATAAGCGGAACGACTTTATTTTTTCATCTATTGGTTTATTGACCATCACGTTCGCACTCCTCACCTTGCTTATTCTGTTTGTGGATCTTGTGATGGATGGCTACCCTAAATTAAATTATCAATTCTTTACCGACTTCCCCTCAAGGCGGGCTGCAAACGCCGGGATCTTGTCGGCATGGGTGGGATCATCCCTTATTATGTTAGTGACCTTTATCACCGCAGTGCCTATGGGGGTTGCAGCAGGCGTATATCTAGAAGAATACGCACCTAAGAATTGGCTCACTGATATTGTTGAGATCAATGTCACCAATCTCGCAGGCGTACCCTCAATCATTTATGGCTTATTAGCGCTTGGATTATTTGTATACACATTCCATCTGGGTCAAACAATTGTTACAGCTGGACTCACACTTGGTCTTTTAATGTTGCCTATTGTGATTGTATCCACACGTGAAGCCATTAGGTCGATTCCTGTTGCGATACGCGAAGCGGCTTACGCTGTGGGTGCCACAAAATGGCAGGTTGTTTTACACCACGTGATTCAATACTCGTTTGGAGGCATCCTCACAGGGATTATTATTGGTATGGCCAGAGCCTTAGGTGAAACAGCGCCTATCATTACCGTAGGGGCTTTAACCTTTATTGCATTTCTCCCGCCAGCCCCTTTAACGAGCGTAGCTCCTTTTATTTCTTTTGAATGGCTCCAATCAGGATTCACGGTATTACCAATTCAAATGTTTAGCTGGCTCTCGAGACCTGAGCATGCATTCCATATTAATGCAGCAGCCGCTGGTGCTGTAATTATCATCCTCACACTTGTGATGAACGGAACAGCAATTTGGCTCCGCTATCGTATTCGCAAAAATATTAAATGGTAAATTTTATCTACAGGAAAAAAAATGGCACAAAATAAACTAAACATCAAAGCTGAAGCAAAGAATCTTAACTTTTTCTATGCAGACGGTACCAAGGCACTAAAAGATGTAAGCCTACCTGTTTATGAGAATAAAATTACAGCGCTTATCGGTCCCTCAGGTTGCGGCAAATCTACATTCCTACGCTGCTTTAACCGAATGCATGATTTATATCCTGGCAACCGCTATGAGGGTCAAATCCTTCTTCATCCAGACAACACAAACGTACTTGCTAAAGGTGTAGATCCGATCGAAGTGCGTATGCGAATCAGTATGGTGTTTCAAAAACCCAATCCATTCCCAAAGTCTATCTATGAGAACGTCGCTTACGGCTTAAGAGTGCGAGGAGAAAGATCAAAATCTGCAGTGGATGACAAAGTTGAGGAGGCATTAAAAGGTGCTTCACTTTGGAATGAAGTTAAAGATCGATTACAGGATTTAGCTTTTAATTTATCGGGTGGCCAACAGCAGCGTCTATGTATTGCGCGCGCACTAGCGACAGATCCTGAAATTATGTTATTCGATGAGCCTACATCAGCGCTCGATCCAATTGCGACGGTTAATATTGAGGAGCTTATGTCAGGCTTAAAAAATAAGCTTTCCATTTTAATCGTGACGCATAATATGCAACAAGCCGCTCGTATTTCTGATTACACAGCCTATATGTATTTAGGTGAAATGATTGAGTTCGATGCCACGGATAAGATTTTCACAAACCCAGGCAGAAAAGAAACAGAAGATTACATTACAGGTAAGTTCGGCTAAGCCTTTTTTAAATTGCTTCAAACTACACAAAAATTCTTCAAAAAAAATCTAAAGTGGTTCGCCACTTTTTTTATTCTGCTAGGACTTCTTCTTACCAACCTGAATCTCTATCCCTACAATATTTTTTCTCATAGCCTAGGTGTTTTGGGTTGGACGTTCACAGGGTATGTCAATAAAGATCGCGCTATCCTGATTAACTTTGGACTTCAAATTCCTTTATTTATGATTGGCTATTTCAAACTCTTTGGAATGAGCTAAGTAGCTTGTTTAACTTTTTCTGCAATAAGGTTAGCGTAACTTTTAACTTCGTCTAAGTCTTGACCCTCTACCATGACACGAATCTTAGGCTCGGTGCCTGAAGCCCTTAAGAGCACACGGCCTTTGGTATTTAATTTTTCTTCTACACTTTTCACTGCATCCTGAATTGATTTATTTTTTTCTAGATCAATTTTTTTATGTGTTTCAACATTAATTAACACTTGAGGATACAGTGGCGAATCTTTAGTGGCCTCATACAGTGATTGATTAAGAAGTCGTAATGATTTTAAAACTTGTAGAGATGCGATGATGGCATCCCCTGTTGAATGCTGATCAAGGGTCAGTATGTGGCCTGAGTTTTCGCCACCAATCGACCAGCCTTTTTCAAGAAGAGCCTCTAGAACATAACGATCCCCTACATGTGTCCTTATAAATTCAATGTCTAGATCATGAAATGCTTTTTCAATCGCCATATTAGTCATTAATGTTCCAACTACGCCACCTTTTAATTGATTTTTTGCTTTTAGGGCTTTTGCGATTACTAAAAGAAGCTGATCGCCATCAACAATATGTCCTAAATGATCAATCATCACGACACGATCTCCATCTCCATCAAAAGCAATACCTAAGTCTGCTTTATTTTTTAAGGTAGCTTCTTTAATCGAGTTGGGATGTGTGGATCCTACATCTAGGTTAATATTAAAACCGTTAGGCTCATTACCTATTGAGATAACTTCTGCACCTAATTCAGAAAATATTTTCGGGGCCACATGATAAGTAGCGCCATGTGCGCAATCCAACAAAATTTTGAGACCTCGAAGGTTAAGTTTTTCTGGAAAAGTACTTTTACAAAATTCGACATAACGACCTTCAGCGTCGTCTATACGCTTTGCTTTTCCAAGCTCACGAGGTAAAACTGTTTTAATAGGTTGGTTCAAAGCTGATTCAACTTCCGCTTCAAATGCATCAGGTAGTTTTTCTCCAGCATCAGAAAATATTTTAATGCCGTTATCAGGAAATGGATTATGTGATGCAGAAATGACAATGCCCGCTTGCGACCTTAATGCTTTTGTAAGGTAAGCAATAGCTGGTGTTGGCATAGGACCCGTTAAATATACATTGACCCCTGCCGCAATAAATCCTGACTCCAGCGCTGACTCCAACATGTAGCCTGAAACTCTTGTATCTTTACCAATGACAACGCTCGGATATTTGATTTTTTCATCTCGATTATTTTTAACTAGGATAGATCCAATCGCAAACCCTAGGCGAATAAAAAAATCAGGTGTAATGGGATCTTGACCCACAACGCCTCGAATACCGTCCGTTCCGAAATAATGTCTTGTCATATTTAAGCCATACTCTGCGCTACTTGAATAATTTTAAAAGCACTTTGTGTTTCTTTTACATCATGAACTCGTAATATTTTAGCCCCTTTTAAGACAGAAAGAATAGCCGCTGAAATACTGCCTGATAGATGATCGTCATAATCACCATTCAAGATTTTTCTAATGAATGATTTTCTAGAAAGTCCGACCAGAATAGGTAAATTTAAAGATTGAAATGATTCAATGTTTTGTAAGAGTTCTATATTATGTTCGAATGTTTTTCCAAAACCAAAGCCTGGATCTAAAATAATACGAGATTTATCGATACCTTCATTCGCAATAAGATTTGCACGCTCCTCTAAAAAAGATCTCACTTCACTCACAACATTTTTATAAGTCGGATTAAGTTGCATTGTTTTAGGCGTTCCTTGCATGTGCATTAAGCAGACGCCTACATTTGATTTTTTAAGTAGATCGATCGCATTTGGTTTTTGTAGGGCAAAAATATCATTGATCATCGCGACATCCATATCAATAACCTCTTTCATAACTTCCGGTTTGTATGTGTCAATTGAGATAGCGATATCAGAGATTTTTTTTATTGCCTCAATAATAGGTACAATTCTTTTTAATTCTTCATCTGTACTTACAGGGTCAGATCCTGGCCGGGTTGATTCTCCACCAATATCAATGATATCAACACCCTCTTCGATCATTTTATCAACGCGTTTTAAAGCCGCATTGGAATCTAAATACATACCGCCATCTGAGAATGAATCGGGTGTGATATTTAAAATACCCATCACGAGTGGGCGCTTTAAATCAAAGGAGTGTTTATTTAACTGGAGCATCATAAAAAACAAAGGCTAGATAAACTAGCCTCGATTTCATTTAGCCCTTGGCGCTCGGCTGGGGAACAACTGCAACCTTTGTGCCTGAAGATCCTTTATCAATCTTCGGAGGATTAGGTGTTTGTTTAGGTTTTGGTGGTCTCGCTTTTTTTCCTGCCATGATGTCATTGATCTGATCGGCATCAATTGTTTCATATTCAAGCAAAGCTTTTGCCATCGCCTCTACTTTGCGGCGATTTTTTTCAATGAGCTTTCTAGCAACACTATATTGTTCATCAAGAATACGGCGAATCTCAGCGTCAACTTTTTGTTGTGTTGCTTCAGAAATTGTTTTTGAAGACATCGCACCAAAGAAAGAATCTTGATCTTGACCCACATAAACCATCGTACCTAATTTATCTGACATACCATAACGCGTCACCATATCACGCGCCAATTTCGTTGCACGCTCAAAATCATTCGATGCGCCCGTTGACATTTGCTTCATGAAAACTTCTTCCGCAATACGTCCGCCAAAGAGAATCGAAATTTCTTCTAGCATCTTATTTTTATAATTACTGATACGATCGAACTCTGGCAGCTGCCATGTAAGTCCCAGCGCCCAGCCACGAGGCATAATCGTCACTTTATGCACAGGATCTGCGTGAGGTAATAGTTTTGCAACCACTGCATGACCTGACTCATGGAATGCTGTATTCATCCGCTCTTCTTCTCTCATCACCATGGATTTTCTTTCAGGGCCCATAAAGATTTTATCTTTGGCATCTTCAAAGTCTTGCATATCGACTGTTCGTTTATTTCTGCGTGCAGCAAACAATGCGGACTCATTCACAAGATTAGCTAAGTCAGCACCTGAAAAACCTGGAGTACCTCTCGCAATGATGCTTGCTTTCACATCAGGATCTGCTGGAATTTTTCTCATGTGCACTAAAAGAATTTCTTCGCGACCTTTAATGTCAGGAAGAGATACCATCACTTGTCGATCAAAACGTCCTGGGCGTAACAAAGCTTTATCGAGGACATCTGCACGATTGGTTGCCGCAATGACGATCACGCCTGAGTTAGGTTCGAAGCCGTCGAGCTCAACTAAAAGCTGATTCAGTGTTTGTTCACGCTCGTCATTACCACCACCTGAACCTTGACCGCGATGACGGCCTACCGCATCAATTTCATCAATAAAAATAATACATGGCGCGCTCTTTTTGGATTGTTCAAACATGTCTCTTACACGAGCAGCACCAACACCTACAAACATTTCTACGAAGTCAGATCCTGAAATGGTATAGAAAGGCACCTTAGCTTCGCCCGCAATTGCACGCGCTAGAAGTGTCTTACCCGTGCCTGGAGGTCCCACCATCAGAACGCCTCTTGGTATGCGACCACCTAATTTATGAAACTTGCTTGGGTCTTTTAAGAATTCAACAATTTCTGTGACCTCTTCTTTTGCTTCATCACACCCCGCTACATCAGCAAATGTTGTTTGATTATTTGTTTGATCAAGCTGTCTAGCTTTACTCTTACCAAATGAAAATGGGCCACCACCTTTGGAGCCGCCCTGCATCTGACGCATAAAGAAAATCCAAACACCTACTAAAAGAATCATTGGAAACCATGAAATAAAGATACTCATCAATACTGACTGCTGCTCTTCAGGCTTCGCTTCAACAATGACATTATTTTTTAGAAGGTCGGATACTAACCAAGGATCCGTTGGAGCATAGGTATTAAATTTCTTACCTTCGCTCGTTGTCCCTTTGATTCTATGATTATCAATCTCAACTTTGGCAATTCTGCCTTCTTTGACCTGCTGCATAAATTGAGAGTAGACAAGTGCTGTGTCAGTTTTCGAAGACCCTGAAAACTGATTAAAAATAGTCATGAGAAGGAGTGCTATCGCAACCCAGATGGCAATACTTTTAAGAGTGTTGTTATTCAATTGGTGGATGACCTCGTATCATCTATTTTCATTAGTTAATTTTAAACCTAATTCCGTGACTATATTATGACTTTTTAAGCTTTTGCAAAGCCCAGCAAATAAACCTCACTACTTCGATCACGTGAAGCTTTAGGCTTTACTGTGATCACTTTTTCAAACTCAGGACGCATCTTTTTCACCAGCTCATCAAAGTCAGCGCCTATAAAAGTTTTGACTAGAAAATGGCCGCTTGGTTTCAACCATTGTAAAGAAAAGTCTAGCGCAAGCTCAGTGAGGTGCATGACACCTGGCTGATCGACTGTCTTTATACCCGTAATATTGGGGGCCATGTCTGAAATTACAAGGTCTATAGCTGAATTATTTAAGTAGGTTTCAAGCTCCTTTAAAGAAGCCTCTTCTCTAAAGTCCCCTTGAATAAAATCGACCCTAGGAATAGGATCCATAGGCAGTAAATCCATAGCGATAATATGGCCTTTACCTTGAAGGAGTTTTGCCACCACCTGAGACCAGCTTCCAGGGCTTGAGCCCAAATCAACGACATTCATACCGGGCTTGATGAGTTTATATTTCTCATGGATCTCCATAAGCTTATAAGCAGCCCGGGATCGAAAGCCATCTTTCTGAGCTTGTCTAACGAAGGCATCATTGACATGCTCTTGCATCCAAGCCTTGCTAGTTCTTGTTCTTTTCATCTGTTAAAATCGATTCTTTAAAGATCTTAAGAAATTTTCTACCTTGAATTCAAAAGCCATTGCATACCTTCGAAGCTTAGCGCACACATTAAATCCAGTGGTGAGAATTGGTAATAAGGGTTTATCGGCATCAGTCATTACGGAAATAGATCTTAATCTTAACGCACATGAGCTTATTAAAATTAAAATTCAAAATAATGATAGATCAGTTCGTGAATCCAT from Candidatus Methylopumilus planktonicus includes these protein-coding regions:
- the pstA gene encoding phosphate ABC transporter permease PstA, which produces MMKKNSVSEESLIKPKTLEEVRVMIRAHKRNDFIFSSIGLLTITFALLTLLILFVDLVMDGYPKLNYQFFTDFPSRRAANAGILSAWVGSSLIMLVTFITAVPMGVAAGVYLEEYAPKNWLTDIVEINVTNLAGVPSIIYGLLALGLFVYTFHLGQTIVTAGLTLGLLMLPIVIVSTREAIRSIPVAIREAAYAVGATKWQVVLHHVIQYSFGGILTGIIIGMARALGETAPIITVGALTFIAFLPPAPLTSVAPFISFEWLQSGFTVLPIQMFSWLSRPEHAFHINAAAAGAVIIILTLVMNGTAIWLRYRIRKNIKW
- the glmM gene encoding phosphoglucosamine mutase, with translation MTRHYFGTDGIRGVVGQDPITPDFFIRLGFAIGSILVKNNRDEKIKYPSVVIGKDTRVSGYMLESALESGFIAAGVNVYLTGPMPTPAIAYLTKALRSQAGIVISASHNPFPDNGIKIFSDAGEKLPDAFEAEVESALNQPIKTVLPRELGKAKRIDDAEGRYVEFCKSTFPEKLNLRGLKILLDCAHGATYHVAPKIFSELGAEVISIGNEPNGFNINLDVGSTHPNSIKEATLKNKADLGIAFDGDGDRVVMIDHLGHIVDGDQLLLVIAKALKAKNQLKGGVVGTLMTNMAIEKAFHDLDIEFIRTHVGDRYVLEALLEKGWSIGGENSGHILTLDQHSTGDAIIASLQVLKSLRLLNQSLYEATKDSPLYPQVLINVETHKKIDLEKNKSIQDAVKSVEEKLNTKGRVLLRASGTEPKIRVMVEGQDLDEVKSYANLIAEKVKQAT
- a CDS encoding PstS family phosphate ABC transporter substrate-binding protein, encoding MKSNKIKNLGLAALVASTFAFSYNIYAADKIIPIDGSSTVYPITEAVAEDFQKKTGTKVTVGVSGTGGGFKKFCRGETMISNASRPISKKEMDACAENGITYIELAVAFDALTVVTNKGNDWAKSMTVAELNKVWASGSSVKNWKDVNPAWPNQPMKLFGPGADSGTFDYFTEAINGRAKSSRSDYTASEDDNVLVTGVSGDKGGIGYFGLAYYLENKDKLNAVAIIAKDKKDAVLPSEETVMNGTYQPLARPLFIYVNGSKGAFDKDVKAFVEFYLANAPKLVKEVKFVPLTTTEYAAVSKHWQSKKAGTGFDGKNEVGLKIEDLIKRIKD
- the pstB gene encoding phosphate ABC transporter ATP-binding protein PstB, encoding MAQNKLNIKAEAKNLNFFYADGTKALKDVSLPVYENKITALIGPSGCGKSTFLRCFNRMHDLYPGNRYEGQILLHPDNTNVLAKGVDPIEVRMRISMVFQKPNPFPKSIYENVAYGLRVRGERSKSAVDDKVEEALKGASLWNEVKDRLQDLAFNLSGGQQQRLCIARALATDPEIMLFDEPTSALDPIATVNIEELMSGLKNKLSILIVTHNMQQAARISDYTAYMYLGEMIEFDATDKIFTNPGRKETEDYITGKFG
- the pstC gene encoding phosphate ABC transporter permease subunit PstC, translated to MTTTQLKDPPISKRLAKNIKRNFVERVIEIILMFAALAATFITLGIVYILVTETSGFFKEVSIIEFLTSRQWSPLFEDAHYGILPLIAGTLTTSLIALTIAIPIGTVAAIYLSEFASHKTRETVKPILELLVGVPTVVFGYFALLFVTPLLQKINPDLPTFNMLGAGIVMGVMIIPYIASVAEDAMRAVPMNMREGSYAMGATKFQTAIRVVTPAATSGIIAAYILGISRAVGETMVVAIAAGQQPTFTFNPLEGAATITAYIVQVAMGDLPHGSLGYQSIFAAGMVLFVITFVFNILGHMARKRFAERY
- a CDS encoding RlmE family RNA methyltransferase, producing the protein MKRTRTSKAWMQEHVNDAFVRQAQKDGFRSRAAYKLMEIHEKYKLIKPGMNVVDLGSSPGSWSQVVAKLLQGKGHIIAMDLLPMDPIPRVDFIQGDFREEASLKELETYLNNSAIDLVISDMAPNITGIKTVDQPGVMHLTELALDFSLQWLKPSGHFLVKTFIGADFDELVKKMRPEFEKVITVKPKASRDRSSEVYLLGFAKA
- a CDS encoding YhbY family RNA-binding protein translates to MNSKAIAYLRSLAHTLNPVVRIGNKGLSASVITEIDLNLNAHELIKIKIQNNDRSVRESMLIEICGALQATAVHHIGLQIIVYRQASEPKIVIPK
- the ftsH gene encoding ATP-dependent zinc metalloprotease FtsH; the protein is MNNNTLKSIAIWVAIALLLMTIFNQFSGSSKTDTALVYSQFMQQVKEGRIAKVEIDNHRIKGTTSEGKKFNTYAPTDPWLVSDLLKNNVIVEAKPEEQQSVLMSIFISWFPMILLVGVWIFFMRQMQGGSKGGGPFSFGKSKARQLDQTNNQTTFADVAGCDEAKEEVTEIVEFLKDPSKFHKLGGRIPRGVLMVGPPGTGKTLLARAIAGEAKVPFYTISGSDFVEMFVGVGAARVRDMFEQSKKSAPCIIFIDEIDAVGRHRGQGSGGGNDEREQTLNQLLVELDGFEPNSGVIVIAATNRADVLDKALLRPGRFDRQVMVSLPDIKGREEILLVHMRKIPADPDVKASIIARGTPGFSGADLANLVNESALFAARRNKRTVDMQDFEDAKDKIFMGPERKSMVMREEERMNTAFHESGHAVVAKLLPHADPVHKVTIMPRGWALGLTWQLPEFDRISNYKNKMLEEISILFGGRIAEEVFMKQMSTGASNDFERATKLARDMVTRYGMSDKLGTMVYVGQDQDSFFGAMSSKTISEATQQKVDAEIRRILDEQYSVARKLIEKNRRKVEAMAKALLEYETIDADQINDIMAGKKARPPKPKQTPNPPKIDKGSSGTKVAVVPQPSAKG
- a CDS encoding DUF6552 family protein; translation: MLQTTQKFFKKNLKWFATFFILLGLLLTNLNLYPYNIFSHSLGVLGWTFTGYVNKDRAILINFGLQIPLFMIGYFKLFGMS
- the folP gene encoding dihydropteroate synthase, which translates into the protein MMLQLNKHSFDLKRPLVMGILNITPDSFSDGGMYLDSNAALKRVDKMIEEGVDIIDIGGESTRPGSDPVSTDEELKRIVPIIEAIKKISDIAISIDTYKPEVMKEVIDMDVAMINDIFALQKPNAIDLLKKSNVGVCLMHMQGTPKTMQLNPTYKNVVSEVRSFLEERANLIANEGIDKSRIILDPGFGFGKTFEHNIELLQNIESFQSLNLPILVGLSRKSFIRKILNGDYDDHLSGSISAAILSVLKGAKILRVHDVKETQSAFKIIQVAQSMA